In Dehalococcoidia bacterium, a single window of DNA contains:
- a CDS encoding NAD(P)/FAD-dependent oxidoreductase, with protein sequence MAVPKYDIIVVGAGPGGCACAALLQKWGMKTLLLDKNDRVGGKSLNMHKDGFTYELWPVLATPMLNTKFHEVATELGVEIKMSDQVPALKGGGFLYRPAKSKKYESFNLVPPFMIPEILSKEETDEVNRLFSDMAALTPAEMNALDNVNFHDFLCRYNVSRSVYTFLAVFINILFLAPIDLASASEMAKTMNDFTTKLGSAYFIGGQAQLFETFMKAFKRDGGELRLRTRVERIIVQNGQVQGVYTEKGTFKAPIVVSNAGIQPTVLKLVGEKHFDKSYANYIRGLIPSMGLMGSRYFLDKVVFEDNTYVIYSDDCVWNMEVYMKAKAGEIPKDMVIIVFNPQGFDPNLAPEGKQVLLTATVCVADPKMKNTKKWADALDEKIAEFNPELRKHIIRREDYTTADVSRVTRDSVVPGQGGECIGLGQIVGQCGQYKPSPTAPIQGLFYVGVDSGGYGVGIHHATESAVNVAPIVLRYHQTH encoded by the coding sequence ATGGCAGTTCCAAAATATGACATTATCGTAGTGGGAGCAGGACCCGGAGGCTGTGCCTGTGCCGCCCTGCTGCAGAAATGGGGCATGAAGACCCTGCTTCTGGATAAGAACGACCGGGTGGGCGGCAAATCGTTAAACATGCATAAAGACGGTTTTACCTATGAGCTATGGCCGGTACTGGCAACGCCGATGCTCAACACCAAGTTCCACGAGGTGGCAACAGAATTGGGGGTGGAGATTAAAATGTCGGACCAGGTGCCCGCCCTCAAGGGTGGCGGCTTCCTGTACCGCCCCGCCAAATCAAAGAAATACGAGAGCTTCAATCTTGTACCCCCCTTCATGATCCCCGAGATTCTCTCCAAGGAGGAGACAGACGAGGTCAATCGTCTTTTCAGCGATATGGCTGCCCTTACCCCCGCGGAGATGAATGCCCTGGATAATGTCAACTTTCACGATTTCCTTTGCCGCTATAATGTATCCCGGTCCGTTTACACTTTCCTGGCGGTATTCATCAATATCCTCTTCCTGGCGCCTATCGACTTAGCTTCAGCCTCGGAGATGGCCAAGACAATGAACGACTTTACCACCAAGCTTGGCTCGGCCTATTTCATCGGCGGCCAGGCTCAGCTATTTGAAACTTTCATGAAAGCGTTCAAACGCGACGGGGGTGAACTGCGCCTGCGCACCAGGGTGGAGCGAATCATTGTCCAAAACGGTCAGGTTCAGGGGGTATACACCGAAAAAGGCACCTTCAAGGCGCCGATCGTGGTAAGCAACGCCGGGATCCAGCCTACTGTACTCAAGCTGGTGGGGGAGAAGCACTTCGACAAGAGCTACGCCAACTACATCAGGGGATTGATCCCCTCCATGGGTCTTATGGGTAGCCGTTACTTTTTAGACAAGGTGGTATTTGAAGACAATACATATGTCATCTACTCTGACGATTGCGTGTGGAACATGGAAGTCTACATGAAAGCCAAGGCGGGTGAGATCCCCAAGGATATGGTTATCATCGTCTTCAACCCCCAGGGTTTTGACCCCAATCTAGCCCCTGAGGGCAAACAGGTATTGCTGACTGCAACCGTATGCGTAGCCGACCCTAAAATGAAAAACACGAAGAAGTGGGCAGATGCGCTGGATGAAAAGATAGCCGAGTTCAATCCAGAGCTACGTAAACACATAATACGCCGCGAGGACTACACCACTGCCGACGTTAGCCGAGTAACCCGGGACAGCGTGGTCCCCGGTCAGGGTGGTGAGTGCATCGGTCTCGGTCAGATAGTGGGCCAATGCGGCCAATATAAGCCGTCGCCCACTGCCCCAATACAGGGTCTATTCTATGTGGGCGTTGACTCTGGCGGCTACGGTGTGGGGATACATCATGCAACAGAATCCGCCGTCAATGTAGCACCCATCGTTCTAAGATACCACCAGACACATTGA